The Neofelis nebulosa isolate mNeoNeb1 chromosome 16, mNeoNeb1.pri, whole genome shotgun sequence genome includes a window with the following:
- the LOC131497826 gene encoding serine/arginine repetitive matrix protein 1-like, with the protein MGSTQRSSVYRMVKTNKTGSKVAVSAQKGSEVTNTTPQQEQGYIIASSSRTAAAPLSPLPHRRSEAGHLPSFHSASDYPRSISPQSGPSGTPIPRGSEARSKSESYRHPSIHRKIQQTQTSASHAVQTQRNVSPSREESARRGGESKPGRDISNRYSLTPDAKSSRRLSFVDQKDNLQILQEDPPSKVQYPQGVRVPRRTLVYPKDEAVQTEPIQKGLTATEIRSPRRPSSPEHSSGRVNADSRTAQRKIPGQECEMSHPSPIYTEPKTLHRNMNLESSLRLSILKDLSGGHRVSRRSDPETIPKQSVYTDTKTSPKNLISSEVESNLRSSTRGDGEVSRRVTISSAEQLYSAPRVTSRAVSENPHKSMFVTPEPSYKHHTQRPSESVCMSPGPALRYPEPSPKPSVHAELELTPRPLPPRSLPRYGPDCSWWALLSPEAETSQSRPTTPDFESKSPLPPDPLLSFFEMDSSPFCEEMMFQREKASPSPPPSATPPPLSPPKESPNQAPLREMPQALKQTSKQPTQRCV; encoded by the exons ATGGGATCTACCCAGAGGAGCTCAGTCTATCGGATGGTCAAGACAAATAAAACTGGGTCCAAGGTAGCAGTTTCAGCACAGAAAGGGTCTGAGGTTACTAACACAACCCCTCAGCAGGAACAAGGATATATTATTgcctcgagctcacgaaccgctGCAGCCCCCCTAAGTCCTTTGCCCCATCGAAGATCAGAAGCTGGGCATCTCCCCTCTTTCCATTCAGCATCAGACTATCCACGTTCTATCTCCCCCCAGTCAGGGCCCAGTGGAACACCCATCCCTCGAGGAAGTGAGGCCCGATCAAAATCAGAATCATACCGCCATCCCTCTATTCATCGAAAGATCCAGCAAACTCAAACATCAGCTTCCCATGCTGTCCAGACACAACGGAATGTTAGCCCATCCAGAGAGGAATCAGCACGAAGAGGGGGTGAGAGCAAGCCAGGGCGTGACATCAGTAATCGCTACTCATTAACCCCTGATGCCAAATCCTCTCGCCGGTTGAGTTTTGTAGACCAGAAGGATAACTTACAAATCTTGCAAGAAGACCCACCCTCCAAGGTCCAGTACCCACAAGGGGTCAGAGTTCCCCGTAGGACTTTGGTTTACCCAAAGGATGAAGCAGTCCAAACTGAACCCATCCAAAAAGGTTTGACTGCTACTGAGATCAGATCTCCAAGAAGACCCTCTAGCCCAGAACATAGCAGTGGCCGAGTCAATGCAGACTCTCGGACAGCCCAAAGAAAGATCCCTGGCCAAGAGTGTGAAATGAGTCATCCCAGCCCAATTTACACAGAACCCAAGACTTTGCATAGGAATATGAACTTGGAATCATCCCTCAGACTCTCTATCCTAAAGGATTTGAGTGGTGGACACCGAGTTTCTAGGCGTTCAGATCCTGAGACTATCCCTAAGCAGTCTGTCTACACTGACACCAAGACCTCCCCAAAGAACTTAATATCATCAGAAGTAGAGTCCAACCTGAGGTCCTCAACTAGAGGAGATGGCGAGGTCAGCCGCAGGGTCACCATCTCCTCAGCGGAACAGTTATACTCAGCTCCCCGTGTGACATCTCGAGCAGTGTCTGAGAACCCCCACAAATCTATGTTTGTCACTCCAGAGCCCAGCTATAAGCATCACACCCAAAGACCCTCAGAAAGTGTCTGCATGTCCCCAGGACCTGCACTCAGGTATCCAGAACCCTCCCCAAAGCCCTCGGTCCATGCAGAACTGGAACTGACCCCTCGGCCCTTACCCCCTCGGTCCTTACCTAGGTATGGACCTGACTGTTCATGGTGGGCCTTACTCAGTCCTGAAGCTGAAACATCCCAAAGCCGGCCAACAACACCTGATTTTGAGTCTAAGTCCCCTCTTCCCCCAGACCCTTTATTGTCCTTTTTTGAAATGGACTCAAGTCCTTTCTGTGAGGAAATGATGttccagagagagaaggcaagtccatcaccaccaccatcagcaacaccaccaccactatcACCACCAAAGGAGTCTCCAAACCAGGCACCATTGAGGGAAATGCCACAAGCCCTCAAGCAGACCTCCAAACAACCCACTCAAAG ATGTGTCTGA